In Bombina bombina isolate aBomBom1 chromosome 6, aBomBom1.pri, whole genome shotgun sequence, a single genomic region encodes these proteins:
- the LOC128664811 gene encoding protocadherin gamma-B2-like: protein MAVINTRQAQTYNGIRWQVLLSLLFSCLYQSSSSQLQYSIFEEMKKDSVIANIAKDIGLEIKEISLRKPHIVSRVSEKYFYVNLENGNLYVKDRIDREALCETSESCFLMFDAVITNPLNVFSVKIEIQDINDNAPKFLHDTIILEIMESTLPGAKFILQNAQDPDIGRNSVQTYKLSDNQHFILNVKTSSDGTKFPELVLEKPLDHEIQNIHELTITAMDGGNPVQTGTALIKILVLDINDNIPVFTQEVYKVSINENTPINSTVLCVTAVDRDEGSNGQITYSFNKISEKVLHIFSIDPINGNIKIKKDLDFEVTQKYEMSVQAKDGGGLVAHSKILIEIIDVNDNAPELSVRSLSTPIPEDSLPGTVVALIEVHDQDSGENGDVDCHIRESVPFELMLSSGRYYKIVTTQAMDREKESSYIIYIVAADRGNPSLSNKISIKIDISDVNDNPPVFKKSSYDLYIPENNLPGASIYRMHASDPDAGENSKIVYSISSKNTEDISMSSYFSINLETGDLYAQQSFDYEQHKDFQIQIVARDNGSPFLSNNATLFIHIVDQNDNAPKILYPSSESGGSAVFEMVPLISPQSSLVSKVVAVDEDSGHNAWLSYHFIQMSEPSHFTIDQHTGEIRTSRVFQEKDVLKEKIVVMVRDNGSPSQSATVTLNLVVTDNFQQVIPKLSNQLINNKDPQTNLQIYLVIALALISFLFLLTVMLVMISKCKESKPSTSFGSFSKDLYSQVDPRMLSKYNNGTLTLPYSYNVCVALDTSENDFRFVKPDQNVTIDNLIDTEDSGLGNENIKEIVLPNSNEQVSCLHSSILSY, encoded by the coding sequence ATGGCTGTGATTAATACCAGACAAGCACAGACATACAATGGAATCAGATGGCAAGTATTACTATCTTTACTTTTTTCCTGCCTTTATCAATCATCTTCTAGCCAGCTACAATATTCAATTTTTGAAGAAATGAAAAAAGACTCTGttattgcaaatattgcaaaagATATTGGATTAGAAATAAAGGAGATCTCATTGAGAAAACCTCACATTGTTTCACGTGTTTCAGAGAAATATTTTTATGTTAATTTGGAAAATGGAAATTTATATGTTAAAGACAGGATAGATAGAGAGGCACTGTGTGAAACATCAGAGTCTTGCTTCTTAATGTTTGATGCTGTGATTACAAATCCCTTAAATGTTTTCAGTGTAAAAATTGAAATTCAGGATATTAATGATAATGCTCCAAAATTTTTACATGACACAATCATTTTAGAGATAATGGAATCTACTTTACCAGGAGcaaaatttattttacaaaatgcTCAAGACCCAGATATTGGTAGAAATTCTGTACAGACTTACAAGCTTAGTGATAATCAGCATTTTATTCTGAATGTAAAAACAAGCAGTGATGGCACTAAATTTCCTGAACTTGTGTTAGAGAAACCTTTGGATCATGAGATTCAAAACATTCATGAATTAACAATAACAGCTATGGATGGAGGAAATCCAGTTCAGACTGGCACTGCATTAATCAAGATACTTGTTCTTGATATTAATGATAATATTCCTGTATTTACTCAAGAAGTATATAAAGTGAGCATCAATGAAAATACTCCAATCAACTCTACAGTACTTTGTGTAACAGCGGTTGACAGGGATGAAGGGTCCAATGGACAAATCACATATTCCTTTAATAAAATTTCAGAAAAAGTTCTGCATATATTTAGCATTGATCCAATAAATGGAAACATTAAAATTAAGAAAgacttagattttgaagtcacacaAAAATATGAAATGTCTGTTCAAGCAAAGGATGGAGGAGGCCTAGTTGCACATTCTAAgattttaatagaaataattgatgtaaatgacAATGCACCTGAGCTATCAGTTAGATCATTATCTACGCCAATACCAGAGGATTCCCTGCCTGGCACTGTGGTAGCACTTATTGAAGTTCATGATCAAGACTCAGGTGAAAATGGTGATGTTGACTGTCATATAAGAGAATCAGTACCTTTTGAATTAATGCTGTCTTCAGGGAGGTACTACAAAATAGTTACTACACAAGCTATGGACAGAGAGAAAGAATCAAGTTATATCATCTATATTGTAGCTGCTGATAGAGGAAATCCTTCACTTTCTAATAAGATCAGTATTAAGATAGATATATCAGATGTTAATGATAATCCACCGGTATTTAAAAAATCATCATATGATCTCTATATACCAGAAAATAACTTGCCTGGAGCTTCAATATATAGAATGCATGCTTCAGATCCTGATGCTGGGGAGAATTCTAAAATTGTATATTCCatatctagtaaaaatacagaagacATTTCTATGAGCTCTTATTTTTCTATCAATCTAGAGACAGGAGATCTCTATGCTCAGCAATCATTTGATTATGAGCAGCACAAGGATTTTCAAATCCAAATAGTGGCTAGAGACAATGGATCTCCATTTTTAAGTAACAATGCAACATTATTTATCCACATAGTGGATCAGAATGATAATGCACCAAAAATTTTGTATCCTTCATCAGAAAGTGGTGGATCAGCTGTATTTGAAATGGTCCCTCTTATATCACCACAAAGTTCCTTGGTTTCTAAAGTGGTAGCTGTAGATGAAGACTCAGGTCACAATGCTTGGCTATCTTATCATTTTATTCAAATGTCAGAACCATCTCACTTTACTATTGACCAGCACACAGGTGAAATCAGGACATCACGTGTTTTTCAAGAAAAGGATGTTTTAAAGGAAAAAATTGTGGTTATGGTTAGGGACAATGGAAGCCCATCTCAATCAGCAACAGTTACTTTAAATCTGGTTGTTACTGATAATTTTCAACAAGTTATTCCCAAACTCAGTAATCAACTCATAAATAATAAAGATCCACAAACTAACCTGCAAATATACTTAGTAATAGCTCTGGCTttgatttcctttttatttttattaacagttATGTTAGTCATGATATCAAAGTGTAAGGAATCAAAGCCTTCCACATCCTTTGGATCTTTTAGTAAAGACTTATATTCTCAAGTGGATCCCAGAATGCTTTCCAAATATAACAACGGGACATTGACTCTACCATATTCCTATAATGTCTGTGTGGCTTTAGATACTAGTGAAAACGACTTTAGATTTGTGAAGCCAGACCAAAATGTTACAATAGACAATCTTATTGATACTGAAGATTCAGGGCTTGGAAACGAGAATATAAAAGAAATTGTTCTTCCTAACAGTAATGAGCAGGTGAGTTGTTTACATTCTAGTATATTAAGTTACTAA